CTGCGGCTTCCTCCAGCGCGGCCCGGTCCGGGCGCGACAGGCCCCGGTCCTCCAGCACAGCCCCCTCCAGCAGCGCCCGGGCCTGGGGAGCGGGCAGGTTCAGGACCAGCCGGGCCGCCTCGCCCACCACGCCGTCGCGGGCGTGCAGCCGCCAGCCACCGGGCCGCCGCTCCACGCTGGTGATCTCGTGTTCGGTCGCCACGTCCAGGCCGCGGGCGAGTTCACGGCCCAGGGTGCTCATGCCCTGCGGGGGCACGTAGCGGGGGTGGCCGGCCGCGCTGGGCCCACGCACCTCTCCGTTCTGCCAGGTGGGAAACCCCTGGGCCCAGACCCGGTTCCAGCCGGCCCGCACACCGCCCTCGGCGAGTTCCACGGTGCGGGGATGGCGGGCGGTGAAAAACCGTGCGCCGTGGTCGAGGCGTGCGGGCATCTCGGCGGGCGCAGGGGTCCGGCGGGTGGCCGCCCGCCCCGAGACGCCGCGCGACTTGTCCAGCACCCGCACCCCCACACCCTTCTGGTTCAGGCTGCGGGCCAGCGCGAGTCCACCCAGGCCTGCCCCGACGACCAGAACCTCGGTCCGCGC
The sequence above is drawn from the Deinococcus aerophilus genome and encodes:
- a CDS encoding NAD(P)/FAD-dependent oxidoreductase, with the protein product MSNGRVGDGARTEVLVVGAGLGGLALARSLNQKGVGVRVLDKSRGVSGRAATRRTPAPAEMPARLDHGARFFTARHPRTVELAEGGVRAGWNRVWAQGFPTWQNGEVRGPSAAGHPRYVPPQGMSTLGRELARGLDVATEHEITSVERRPGGWRLHARDGVVGEAARLVLNLPAPQARALLEGAVLEDRGLSRPDRAALEEAAALLGRVRYAPCWAVGVVLERDLQATWPALSVEGHAALDWIAREHTKRSAGHPPALMLHASAPWSRDHLERRAEEVLPELLGAAREVLGEDPAVAQAFAHRWRYSVPERRAPGPYFWNAELGLGLCGDSFTPDDHGPRVEAALLSGWALATRLAEHD